Proteins found in one Nerophis ophidion isolate RoL-2023_Sa linkage group LG21, RoL_Noph_v1.0, whole genome shotgun sequence genomic segment:
- the LOC133540147 gene encoding gastrula zinc finger protein XlCGF57.1-like isoform X2 gives MDGFLVWAPATPKGISDVQQPPHIKEEEEDPQFPHIKEEEEEVWMSQEGECLLGQEEADVSNFPLTVVSVKTEEHEDKAAESSQLHHSPNVQQVSAESHEEIPSKQQEWSSSVGQKELKAPSHIKEEQLHDEDEAQSLQLHHRQSEENRGAELVSQHITEADGEHWEDIKSEPDSIFAPLSDMDHMISDSSDHSDHIQKPLESKNDSKGDTRHHTNNKLFDCSGCGKSFRRKSDFTEHMRIHTGEKPFTCSVCKKSFSTKQHMTRHMRTHTGEKPYTCSVCKKSFSIKQHMTTHMRMHTGEKPFPCSVCKKSFPSKQHMTRHMRTHTGEKPYTCSVCKKSFSVKQHLTTHMRIHTGEKPFPCSFCNKSFSMKLAMTIHMRRHTGEKPFPCSVCKRSFSRKFDMTTHMRIHTGEKPFTCSVCQKSYTIKTVMIRHMRTHTGEKPFTCSVCNKSFSRKPNMSTHMRTHTREKPFTCSFCKKSFSRKQNLTAHMRTHWRETVQSQCV, from the exons atggatggatttctagtttgggcaccagcgaccccaaaaggaataagcg acgtccagcagcccccccacattaaagaggaagaggaggatccacagttcccccacattaaagaggaagaggaggaagtgtggatgagtcaggagggagagtgtcttctagggcaggaggaggctgatgtcagcaactttccactgactgttgtctctgtgaagactgaagagcatgaagacaaagcagctgagtcctcacagcttcatcacagtccaa acgtccagcaggtgtcagcagagagtcatgaagagattccctccaaacagcaggagtggagctccagtgtgggacagaaggagctaaaggccccctcccacattaaagaggagcagcttcatgatgaagatgaagctcagtccttacagcttcatcaccgtcaaagtgaggagaacagaggggcggagcttgtaagtcaacacatcacagaagctgatggagagcattgggAAGATAtcaagtcagaaccagacagcatctttgctccactgtcagacatggaccacatgatatCAGACTcctctgatcacagtgaccacatccaaaagcctttggagagtaaaaatgactctaaaggtgatacgagacatcacactaacaacaaactcTTTGACTGCTCTggatgtgggaaatcatttagacggAAGAGTGATTTTAcagaacacatgagaatacatactggggagaaaccttttacttgctcggtttgtaagaagagtttctccacaaagcaacacatgaccagacacatgagaacacacactggagagaaaccctatacttgctctgtttgtaagaagagtttctctataaagcaacacatgaccacacacatgagaatgcacactggagagaaaccttttccttgctctgtttgtaagaagagtttcccctcaaagcaacacatgaccagacacatgagaacacacactggagagaagccttatacttgctctgtttgtaagaagagtttctctgTAAAGCAACacttgaccacacacatgagaatacacactggagagaaaccttttccttGCTCTTTTTGTAATAAGAGTTTCTCCATGAAGCTTGCCATGAccatacacatgagaagacatacTGGGGAGAAACCTtttccttgctctgtttgtaaaagGTCTTTCTCCAGAAAGtttgacatgaccacacacatgagaatacatactggagagaaaccttttacttgctctgtttgtcagAAGAGTTACACCATAAAGACTGTCATGatcagacacatgagaacacataccggagagaaaccttttacttgctctgtttgtaataagagtttctccagaaagcctaACAtgtccacacacatgagaacacataccagagagaaaccttttacttgctctttttgtaagaagagtttctccagaaaacaAAACTTGACTGCCCACATGAGAACGCACTGGAGAGAAACTGTTCAGTCGCAATGTGTGTGA
- the LOC133540147 gene encoding gastrula zinc finger protein XlCGF57.1-like isoform X1 has protein sequence MCERTIVKYEEELCPTKEEKERQHQLLDAVFKKHQVVLHRTDVQQPPHIKEEEEDPQFPHIKEEEEEVWMSQEGECLLGQEEADVSNFPLTVVSVKTEEHEDKAAESSQLHHSPNVQQVSAESHEEIPSKQQEWSSSVGQKELKAPSHIKEEQLHDEDEAQSLQLHHRQSEENRGAELVSQHITEADGEHWEDIKSEPDSIFAPLSDMDHMISDSSDHSDHIQKPLESKNDSKGDTRHHTNNKLFDCSGCGKSFRRKSDFTEHMRIHTGEKPFTCSVCKKSFSTKQHMTRHMRTHTGEKPYTCSVCKKSFSIKQHMTTHMRMHTGEKPFPCSVCKKSFPSKQHMTRHMRTHTGEKPYTCSVCKKSFSVKQHLTTHMRIHTGEKPFPCSFCNKSFSMKLAMTIHMRRHTGEKPFPCSVCKRSFSRKFDMTTHMRIHTGEKPFTCSVCQKSYTIKTVMIRHMRTHTGEKPFTCSVCNKSFSRKPNMSTHMRTHTREKPFTCSFCKKSFSRKQNLTAHMRTHWRETVQSQCV, from the exons atgtgcgaaagaacgatagtaaagtatgaggaggaactttgtccaacaaaagaggagaaggagcgacaacatcaactactggacgccgttttcaagaaacatcaagttgtgttacacagaacag acgtccagcagcccccccacattaaagaggaagaggaggatccacagttcccccacattaaagaggaagaggaggaagtgtggatgagtcaggagggagagtgtcttctagggcaggaggaggctgatgtcagcaactttccactgactgttgtctctgtgaagactgaagagcatgaagacaaagcagctgagtcctcacagcttcatcacagtccaa acgtccagcaggtgtcagcagagagtcatgaagagattccctccaaacagcaggagtggagctccagtgtgggacagaaggagctaaaggccccctcccacattaaagaggagcagcttcatgatgaagatgaagctcagtccttacagcttcatcaccgtcaaagtgaggagaacagaggggcggagcttgtaagtcaacacatcacagaagctgatggagagcattgggAAGATAtcaagtcagaaccagacagcatctttgctccactgtcagacatggaccacatgatatCAGACTcctctgatcacagtgaccacatccaaaagcctttggagagtaaaaatgactctaaaggtgatacgagacatcacactaacaacaaactcTTTGACTGCTCTggatgtgggaaatcatttagacggAAGAGTGATTTTAcagaacacatgagaatacatactggggagaaaccttttacttgctcggtttgtaagaagagtttctccacaaagcaacacatgaccagacacatgagaacacacactggagagaaaccctatacttgctctgtttgtaagaagagtttctctataaagcaacacatgaccacacacatgagaatgcacactggagagaaaccttttccttgctctgtttgtaagaagagtttcccctcaaagcaacacatgaccagacacatgagaacacacactggagagaagccttatacttgctctgtttgtaagaagagtttctctgTAAAGCAACacttgaccacacacatgagaatacacactggagagaaaccttttccttGCTCTTTTTGTAATAAGAGTTTCTCCATGAAGCTTGCCATGAccatacacatgagaagacatacTGGGGAGAAACCTtttccttgctctgtttgtaaaagGTCTTTCTCCAGAAAGtttgacatgaccacacacatgagaatacatactggagagaaaccttttacttgctctgtttgtcagAAGAGTTACACCATAAAGACTGTCATGatcagacacatgagaacacataccggagagaaaccttttacttgctctgtttgtaataagagtttctccagaaagcctaACAtgtccacacacatgagaacacataccagagagaaaccttttacttgctctttttgtaagaagagtttctccagaaaacaAAACTTGACTGCCCACATGAGAACGCACTGGAGAGAAACTGTTCAGTCGCAATGTGTGTGA